In the genome of Streptomyces globosus, one region contains:
- a CDS encoding Hsp20/alpha crystallin family protein produces the protein MSGTQMERRRSLFPDLTDWFGAGFPGFPGWRPALGTHLIPIEVTRTDGTYTLRAEMPGLDPEKDVEITVDGDMLTVSAEHTESTEDKDHSEFRYGSFRRSVRLPGQIPTEGVEAAYEDGILTVRVPMEAEPPAGRRSIPVKRPPQETGE, from the coding sequence ATGTCAGGCACGCAGATGGAGCGGAGGCGCAGCCTCTTCCCCGACCTCACGGACTGGTTCGGAGCCGGCTTCCCGGGCTTCCCCGGGTGGCGGCCGGCCCTCGGCACCCACCTGATCCCGATCGAGGTGACCAGGACCGACGGCACGTACACGCTCCGCGCCGAAATGCCGGGGCTGGACCCCGAGAAGGACGTGGAGATCACCGTGGACGGCGACATGCTCACCGTCAGCGCCGAGCACACCGAGAGCACGGAGGACAAGGACCACTCGGAGTTCCGTTACGGATCCTTCCGCCGGAGTGTCCGGCTGCCCGGCCAGATCCCCACCGAAGGAGTCGAGGCCGCGTACGAGGACGGCATCCTCACCGTCCGCGTCCCGATGGAGGCCGAGCCACCCGCAGGCCGTCGCAGCATCCCGGTCAAGCGTCCCCCGCAGGAGACGGGTGAGTAG
- a CDS encoding Ni/Fe hydrogenase subunit alpha: MTESTPRSRTLRIPALTRVEGETALHLRIHDGTVLETRLAIYEPPRFFEAFLRGRAHTEPPDLTSRICGICPVAYQMSACRAVEDACGVAVGGQLAALRRLLYCGEWIESQTLHIHLLHAPDFLGHDDVIGLSRAHRGHVERGLRLKQTGNAVVELLGGRAIHPVNVRLGGFHRTPTAAELRPLAVRLRGALDDAWDTVRWVGGFDFPDAECDADFLALAEAGTYAIESGVPTVIRYDEPFTRRTFPLRDFCDHVAEAQVPHSTALHSRLDGRRHLTGSLARWAVSGHLLSPTALEAAREAGLGDPPAPPGAGGTGRGSACRNPYRSILVRAVEVLYAVEEALRIIGAYEPPPHPYVEVPARAGTGHGATEAPRGLLYHRYALDDGGRVTDARLVPPTAQNQGAIEEDLRRIVQSGVDRGEESEAGLTRLCERAVRNHDPCISCSAHFLELDIERTPGSGGPAEG, translated from the coding sequence ATGACGGAGTCCACGCCGCGGTCCCGGACCCTGCGCATCCCCGCCCTCACCCGCGTCGAGGGCGAAACGGCGCTCCACCTGCGGATCCATGACGGCACCGTCCTGGAAACACGCCTGGCGATCTACGAGCCGCCGCGGTTCTTCGAGGCGTTCCTCCGCGGCAGGGCCCACACGGAGCCCCCCGATCTCACGTCCCGCATCTGCGGGATCTGCCCCGTCGCCTACCAGATGAGTGCCTGCCGGGCCGTCGAGGACGCGTGCGGCGTCGCCGTCGGCGGGCAACTGGCCGCTCTCCGCCGCCTGCTGTACTGCGGGGAGTGGATCGAGAGCCAGACCCTGCACATCCACCTGCTGCACGCTCCGGACTTCCTCGGCCACGACGACGTGATCGGCCTGTCGCGCGCCCACCGCGGGCACGTCGAGCGCGGTCTGCGCCTGAAGCAGACGGGCAACGCAGTGGTCGAGCTGCTCGGAGGCCGGGCGATCCACCCCGTCAACGTCCGCCTCGGCGGCTTCCACCGCACCCCCACGGCCGCGGAGCTGCGGCCGCTGGCGGTCCGGTTGCGCGGAGCCCTCGACGACGCCTGGGACACGGTCCGCTGGGTCGGCGGGTTCGACTTCCCCGACGCCGAATGCGACGCCGACTTCCTCGCCCTCGCCGAGGCCGGCACCTACGCCATCGAGTCCGGCGTCCCCACCGTCATCCGGTACGACGAGCCGTTCACGCGGCGCACGTTCCCCCTGCGGGACTTCTGCGACCACGTCGCAGAAGCTCAGGTCCCGCACTCCACGGCCCTGCACTCCCGGCTGGACGGACGCAGGCACCTCACCGGCTCGCTCGCCCGCTGGGCCGTCAGCGGTCACCTCCTCTCCCCGACGGCCCTGGAGGCGGCCCGGGAGGCCGGGCTGGGCGACCCTCCGGCGCCGCCGGGAGCAGGAGGCACCGGGCGCGGCAGCGCCTGCCGGAACCCCTACCGCAGCATCCTCGTCCGTGCGGTGGAGGTCCTGTACGCCGTGGAGGAGGCGCTGCGCATCATCGGGGCGTACGAGCCGCCGCCCCACCCGTACGTGGAGGTCCCCGCCCGGGCCGGCACCGGACACGGGGCCACGGAAGCACCCCGCGGCCTGCTGTACCACCGCTATGCGCTCGACGACGGCGGCCGCGTCACCGACGCACGCCTCGTTCCGCCGACCGCGCAGAACCAGGGCGCCATCGAGGAGGACCTGCGCCGGATCGTCCAGTCCGGGGTCGACCGCGGGGAGGAATCCGAGGCCGGGCTCACCCGGCTGTGCGAGCGGGCCGTCCGCAACCACGACCCCTGCATCTCGTGCTCCGCCCACTTCCTGGAACTCGACATCGAGCGGACGCCGGGGAGCGGCGGGCCCGCGGAGGGGTGA
- a CDS encoding CBS domain-containing protein, giving the protein MPASRYTVSDVMTHTAIAIGREASYKEIVELMQEWKVSALPVLEGEGRVVGVVSEADLLPKEEFRRQEPRLPDQLEEASKASGVLAEDLMSSPAVTVHPSAAIAEAARIMARRHVKRLPVVNDVGMLEGIVSRSDLLKVFLRPDGELEEEIRQAVLTELAPDVPLDFSVQDGVVTLRGPLRDRALVPLLARAIRAVEGVVDVRMELDGAVSTPA; this is encoded by the coding sequence ATGCCCGCATCCCGCTACACCGTCAGTGACGTCATGACGCACACCGCGATCGCCATCGGCCGCGAGGCGTCATACAAGGAGATAGTCGAACTGATGCAGGAATGGAAGGTGAGCGCTCTCCCCGTCCTGGAGGGAGAAGGCCGCGTCGTCGGTGTCGTCTCCGAGGCCGACCTGCTGCCCAAGGAGGAGTTCCGTCGGCAGGAGCCCCGCCTCCCGGACCAGTTGGAGGAGGCCTCCAAGGCCAGTGGCGTGCTCGCCGAGGACCTGATGTCGAGCCCGGCGGTCACCGTCCACCCGAGCGCCGCCATCGCCGAGGCGGCACGCATCATGGCCCGCAGGCACGTCAAGCGCCTGCCTGTGGTGAACGACGTCGGCATGCTCGAGGGCATCGTCAGCCGCAGCGACCTGCTGAAGGTCTTCCTGCGTCCGGACGGGGAGCTGGAGGAGGAGATCCGCCAGGCCGTGCTCACCGAACTCGCCCCGGACGTTCCCCTGGACTTCTCCGTCCAGGACGGTGTGGTCACCCTCCGAGGCCCGCTGCGCGACCGCGCTCTGGTCCCCCTCCTGGCACGGGCCATCCGGGCGGTCGAGGGGGTCGTCGACGTGCGCATGGAACTCGACGGGGCGGTGTCGACCCCCGCGTAG
- a CDS encoding alpha-ketoacid dehydrogenase subunit beta gives MNATRAADTARTTYREALRAALREALRGDDRVFLMGEDVGRYGGCFGVSLGLLEEFGPDRIRDTPLSESAFVGAGIGAALGGMRPVVEIMTVNFSLLALDQIMNNAATLLHMSGGQLNVPIVIRMTTGAGRQLAAQHSHSLESWYAHIPGLRVLTPATVDDARHMLAAALDDPDPVVLFEHGSLYNEEGVLDAATDSVGLDSAAVRRPGADVSVITYGGSLPKALAAAEELSGDGVDVEVVDLRSLRPLDDATVLESVARTHRAVIVDEGWRSGSISGEIAARIAEQAFYDLDAPVQRVCSQEVPMPYAKQLEEAALPQPASIVAAVRRAVA, from the coding sequence ATGAACGCGACCCGGGCTGCCGATACCGCCCGCACGACGTACCGGGAGGCCCTCCGTGCAGCGCTGCGCGAGGCGCTGCGCGGCGATGACCGGGTCTTCCTCATGGGCGAGGACGTCGGCCGGTACGGCGGCTGCTTCGGAGTGAGCCTGGGACTGCTGGAGGAGTTCGGACCCGACAGGATCCGGGACACCCCGCTGTCGGAGTCCGCTTTCGTGGGGGCCGGCATCGGTGCCGCGCTGGGCGGGATGCGTCCCGTCGTCGAGATCATGACCGTGAACTTCAGCCTGCTCGCCCTCGACCAGATCATGAACAACGCGGCCACCCTGCTGCACATGTCGGGCGGGCAGCTGAACGTTCCGATCGTGATCCGTATGACGACGGGGGCGGGCCGACAGCTCGCCGCCCAGCACTCCCACAGCCTGGAGAGCTGGTACGCCCACATCCCGGGCCTCCGGGTACTCACCCCCGCCACCGTGGACGACGCCCGGCACATGCTGGCCGCGGCGCTCGACGACCCCGACCCCGTCGTGCTCTTCGAGCACGGGAGCCTCTACAACGAGGAGGGCGTGCTGGACGCCGCGACCGACTCCGTCGGCCTCGACTCGGCGGCGGTGCGCCGGCCCGGCGCGGACGTCTCCGTGATCACGTACGGCGGGTCGCTGCCGAAGGCCCTGGCCGCGGCGGAGGAGCTCTCGGGGGACGGCGTCGACGTGGAGGTGGTGGACCTGCGGTCGCTGCGCCCCCTGGACGACGCGACCGTGCTGGAGTCCGTGGCGCGCACCCACCGGGCCGTCATCGTCGACGAGGGCTGGCGCAGCGGCAGCATCTCGGGGGAGATCGCGGCCCGCATCGCCGAGCAGGCCTTCTACGACCTCGACGCGCCCGTCCAGCGGGTGTGCAGCCAGGAGGTGCCGATGCCGTACGCGAAGCAGTTGGAGGAGGCCGCCCTGCCCCAGCCGGCTTCCATCGTGGCGGCCGTCCGCCGGGCGGTGGCCTGA
- a CDS encoding dihydrolipoamide acetyltransferase family protein: MGEFTMPSLGADMDEGTLVEWLVAEGAEVARGDVVAVVETAKSTIEVECFESGTVTELLAEPGTTVPVGTPLAVISPAASGPPAVAPGPGPAAAAAPATPLVRHQAAEEGVDLQAVHGSGRGGRITRADVSRAAHPAPARIAASPLARRLAVSLGVDLAAVRGTGSRGAVKADDVRAAAGSTGAAGEESAPGAAGGESAPAAPAGRAAPAGDRDRLAIARLMARAKREIPHYYLSTVIDLSAALEWMRTENSRRTVADRLVPAALLLKAVALAAREVPELNGHWIGGRFVPATGVRLGTAVSLRGGGLVAPSLADADRLPLPDLMAALKDLVARARHGRLRASETADPTLTVTNLGDQGVETVFGVIYPPQVAMVGLGRVTDRPVAVDGMLAVHPTVTATLSADHRASDGATGSRFLTTLDRLLQHPEDL, encoded by the coding sequence ATGGGCGAGTTCACGATGCCGTCCCTCGGAGCCGACATGGACGAGGGCACCCTCGTGGAGTGGCTGGTCGCCGAGGGGGCCGAGGTCGCACGGGGCGACGTCGTCGCCGTGGTGGAGACGGCCAAGTCGACGATCGAGGTCGAGTGCTTCGAGTCGGGCACCGTCACGGAGCTTCTGGCCGAGCCGGGCACGACCGTGCCGGTGGGAACGCCCCTGGCCGTGATCAGCCCCGCGGCCTCCGGTCCCCCGGCCGTGGCGCCCGGGCCGGGCCCCGCGGCAGCAGCAGCCCCCGCCACACCCCTCGTACGGCACCAGGCGGCCGAGGAGGGAGTGGACCTCCAGGCGGTGCACGGCAGCGGCAGGGGCGGCCGGATCACCCGCGCGGACGTGTCGCGGGCCGCACACCCGGCGCCCGCGCGGATCGCGGCGTCACCGCTGGCCCGGCGGCTCGCCGTGTCCCTGGGCGTCGATCTCGCCGCCGTCAGGGGCACCGGCAGCCGCGGCGCGGTCAAGGCCGACGACGTCCGCGCGGCCGCCGGAAGCACCGGAGCCGCCGGCGAGGAGTCCGCACCCGGAGCCGCCGGCGGGGAGTCCGCACCCGCCGCGCCGGCCGGACGGGCAGCGCCGGCCGGTGATCGTGACCGTCTCGCCATCGCCCGTCTGATGGCCCGTGCCAAGCGGGAGATCCCCCACTACTACCTCTCGACGGTCATCGACCTGTCCGCGGCCCTGGAATGGATGCGCACCGAGAACAGCCGACGGACGGTTGCCGACCGCCTCGTCCCTGCTGCACTGCTGCTCAAAGCCGTCGCGCTGGCCGCACGCGAGGTGCCCGAACTGAACGGGCACTGGATCGGCGGCCGGTTCGTGCCCGCGACCGGCGTGCGCCTCGGCACGGCCGTGTCGCTGCGCGGCGGCGGGCTGGTGGCGCCCTCCCTGGCGGATGCCGACCGGCTGCCCCTGCCGGACCTGATGGCCGCGCTGAAGGACCTCGTCGCCCGGGCGCGGCACGGCAGGCTCCGCGCCTCGGAGACGGCGGACCCCACACTCACCGTGACGAACCTGGGCGACCAGGGCGTCGAAACGGTCTTCGGCGTGATCTACCCGCCCCAGGTCGCGATGGTCGGCCTCGGGCGGGTGACCGACCGCCCCGTCGCGGTCGACGGCATGCTCGCCGTCCACCCGACCGTCACCGCCACCCTGTCCGCCGACCACCGGGCCAGCGACGGCGCGACCGGCTCCCGCTTCCTCACCACGCTCGACCGCCTGCTCCAGCACCCGGAGGACCTGTGA
- a CDS encoding acyl carrier protein codes for MTRDEALETIRSVIEEVVPGADLSSVPPHANFREYLEMDSLDFLNFVELLSGRTGLALPEQDYASLTTLDGCADYVAEQTRGTGGDPS; via the coding sequence GTGACCCGCGACGAAGCCCTCGAGACGATCAGAAGCGTGATCGAGGAGGTCGTGCCCGGCGCCGACCTCTCCTCGGTGCCCCCTCACGCGAACTTCCGCGAGTACCTGGAGATGGACTCGCTGGACTTCCTCAACTTCGTCGAACTGCTCAGCGGCCGCACGGGGCTCGCCCTCCCGGAACAGGACTACGCGTCCCTCACCACTCTCGACGGGTGCGCGGACTACGTGGCCGAACAGACCCGGGGAACGGGCGGGGACCCGTCGTGA
- the acsA gene encoding acetate--CoA ligase: MTYPIITKERHPDDTWRLPDYEQARAAFTWGEARTWLSGLPDGGGLNMGFEAVDRHVEAGHGAWEALRCVAADDSVTGVSYADLAAETSRFANVLAGLGTAPQDRVFTLLGRRRELYTAALGTLRAGRVLCPLFSAFGPEPVRQRMALGDARVLVTTEALYRRKVEAIRPLLPGLAHVLLVGAVTDPPEGTRVLEHLMAQASPVFTVPPTDPEDMALLHFTSGTTGTPKGAVHVHDAVVAHHATAAFALDVGPRDVYWCTADPGWVTGTSYGIIAPLTHGATLVVDEGEFDVHRWYRILDTQDVAVWYTAPTAIRMLMRATPRGGDRSLPGPYDLSSLRFIASVGEPLNPEAVVWGQEVLGLPVHDNWWQTETGAIMIANYASSDIRPGSMGRPLPGVHAAILERGQDGRAAVTDGHVRQVSRPGVEGELALRPGWPSMFRGYLNDRARYEACFVDGWYLTGDLAKRDRDGWFWFVGRADDVIKSAGHLIGPFEVESALMEHPAVAEAGVIGRPDPVVGAVVKAFVSLRPGYEAADALKRELLAFARQRLGPAVAPREIDFDQNLPKTRSGKVMRRLLRARELGLPEGDLSTLESPA; the protein is encoded by the coding sequence ATGACCTACCCGATCATCACCAAGGAGCGCCACCCGGACGACACCTGGCGGCTCCCGGACTACGAGCAGGCCCGCGCCGCGTTCACCTGGGGCGAGGCCCGGACGTGGCTGAGCGGTCTGCCGGACGGCGGCGGCCTGAACATGGGTTTCGAGGCGGTCGACCGGCATGTCGAGGCCGGGCACGGCGCGTGGGAGGCGCTGCGGTGCGTAGCCGCCGACGACTCGGTCACCGGCGTGAGCTACGCGGACCTCGCCGCCGAGACGTCCCGTTTCGCCAACGTCCTCGCCGGCCTGGGAACGGCCCCGCAGGACCGCGTCTTCACTCTGCTGGGCCGGCGCCGGGAGCTGTACACCGCCGCTCTGGGCACGCTCCGTGCCGGACGGGTGCTGTGCCCGCTCTTCTCGGCGTTCGGCCCGGAGCCGGTGCGGCAGCGGATGGCGCTCGGCGACGCCCGGGTCCTGGTGACCACCGAGGCCCTGTACCGGCGCAAGGTCGAGGCGATCCGCCCGCTGCTTCCCGGCCTGGCCCACGTGCTGCTGGTCGGCGCCGTCACCGACCCGCCGGAGGGCACCCGTGTGCTCGAACACCTCATGGCGCAGGCGTCACCGGTGTTCACGGTGCCGCCCACCGACCCCGAGGACATGGCCCTGCTGCACTTCACGAGCGGGACGACCGGCACGCCCAAGGGTGCGGTGCACGTCCACGACGCGGTCGTGGCCCACCATGCCACGGCGGCCTTCGCCCTGGATGTCGGCCCGCGGGACGTGTACTGGTGTACGGCCGACCCGGGCTGGGTGACGGGCACCTCGTACGGGATCATCGCCCCGCTCACGCACGGTGCCACGCTGGTGGTGGACGAGGGCGAGTTCGACGTGCACCGCTGGTACCGGATCCTCGACACGCAGGACGTCGCGGTCTGGTACACGGCTCCCACGGCGATCCGGATGCTGATGCGGGCCACGCCGCGGGGCGGCGACCGCAGCCTTCCCGGCCCGTACGACCTCTCCTCACTGCGCTTCATCGCCAGCGTCGGCGAACCCCTCAACCCCGAAGCCGTGGTCTGGGGGCAGGAGGTGCTGGGCCTCCCCGTGCACGACAACTGGTGGCAGACCGAGACCGGCGCCATCATGATCGCCAACTACGCCTCCAGCGACATCCGCCCCGGCTCCATGGGGCGTCCCCTCCCCGGCGTGCACGCGGCCATCCTGGAACGGGGGCAGGACGGACGGGCGGCGGTCACCGACGGGCACGTGCGGCAGGTGAGCCGTCCGGGCGTGGAGGGCGAACTGGCACTCCGCCCGGGCTGGCCCTCGATGTTCCGGGGCTACCTGAACGACCGCGCGCGGTACGAGGCCTGCTTCGTCGACGGCTGGTACCTCACGGGTGATCTGGCGAAGCGGGACCGGGACGGGTGGTTCTGGTTCGTGGGGCGGGCCGACGATGTGATCAAGTCCGCCGGTCACCTCATCGGCCCCTTCGAGGTCGAAAGCGCGCTGATGGAGCATCCGGCCGTGGCCGAGGCCGGGGTGATCGGCCGCCCGGACCCGGTCGTGGGGGCCGTGGTCAAGGCCTTCGTCTCCCTGCGGCCCGGCTATGAGGCGGCGGACGCGCTGAAACGCGAACTGCTCGCGTTCGCCAGGCAGCGGCTCGGGCCCGCGGTGGCCCCGCGTGAGATCGATTTCGATCAGAACCTCCCGAAGACCCGCAGCGGCAAGGTGATGCGCCGCCTGCTGCGGGCCCGTGAACTCGGTCTGCCCGAGGGCGATCTGTCGACCCTGGAAAGTCCTGCGTGA
- the pdhA gene encoding pyruvate dehydrogenase (acetyl-transferring) E1 component subunit alpha, which translates to MNATARSAPGPKRPGSRRPRPAGDGEHRPQRDHQLALLRQMLLIRRFEERCVELYSAAKIRGFVHLYIGEEAVAVGVGQALREEDAVVSTYREHGHALARGVPAEAVMAEMFGKATGCSRGRGGSMHLFDAGRRFYGGNAIVAGGLPLAAGLALADRMRGAERVTCCFFGDGAYAEGEFHETANLAALWQLPLLLVCENNLYAMGTSLAREHAQTNLAMRAASYGMPAWTVDGMDVLAVEAAARRAAESVRAGGGPHFLEARTYRFRAHSMYDPDRYRDKEEVARWKTRDPLDGLEGAMRTAGSLDDGVMKQLEEDVATEIDAAVRAAEAAPREPVSDLLRFVTSVPGRV; encoded by the coding sequence ATGAACGCCACCGCGAGGAGTGCCCCCGGCCCGAAGCGTCCCGGCAGTCGCCGGCCGCGCCCGGCCGGGGACGGCGAGCACCGCCCACAACGTGACCACCAGCTGGCGCTGCTGCGGCAGATGCTGCTGATCCGCCGCTTCGAGGAGCGCTGCGTCGAGCTCTACAGCGCGGCGAAGATCCGCGGGTTCGTGCACCTGTACATCGGTGAGGAGGCGGTCGCCGTCGGTGTCGGCCAGGCCCTGCGCGAGGAGGACGCCGTCGTGTCCACCTACCGCGAGCACGGCCACGCCCTCGCGCGGGGCGTACCGGCCGAGGCGGTGATGGCGGAGATGTTCGGCAAGGCCACCGGGTGCAGCCGCGGCCGCGGCGGGTCCATGCACCTGTTCGACGCGGGGAGGCGCTTCTACGGCGGCAACGCCATCGTCGCCGGCGGGCTGCCGCTGGCCGCGGGCCTGGCCCTCGCGGATCGGATGCGCGGTGCCGAACGCGTGACGTGCTGCTTCTTCGGCGACGGGGCCTACGCGGAGGGCGAGTTCCACGAGACGGCCAACCTCGCGGCCCTGTGGCAGCTGCCGCTCCTGCTGGTCTGCGAGAACAACCTGTACGCCATGGGGACCAGTCTGGCGCGGGAACACGCGCAGACGAACCTGGCGATGCGCGCCGCGTCGTACGGTATGCCCGCCTGGACCGTCGACGGCATGGACGTGCTGGCCGTCGAGGCCGCCGCACGGCGGGCGGCGGAGTCGGTGCGGGCAGGCGGAGGCCCGCACTTCCTCGAGGCACGGACGTACCGCTTCCGCGCCCACTCCATGTACGACCCGGACCGCTACCGCGACAAGGAGGAGGTGGCCCGGTGGAAGACGCGTGACCCGCTGGACGGCCTGGAGGGGGCGATGCGAACCGCCGGATCCCTGGACGACGGGGTGATGAAACAGCTGGAGGAGGACGTGGCCACCGAAATCGACGCCGCCGTACGCGCCGCGGAAGCCGCCCCCCGCGAACCGGTCTCGGATCTTCTGCGGTTCGTGACGAGCGTCCCCGGGAGGGTGTGA
- a CDS encoding 1-phosphofructokinase family hexose kinase, translating into MSTGAGPDASAAGPDVVTLTLNPTVDLCWEVDRLEYTGKNRARVRSVAAGGGGINVARHIARFGARATAVHTAGGEVGLRLTRLLDEEGMHHVAVGIAEDTREALVLFETVSRRSCHVVPPGPQLREGEGERCLEALGRFLGGRPYVVASGSLPGGLPDDYYAAVARLVREAGARLVLDTSGPALRAGLAEGVFLFRCNRTEAESLAGRPVDSFDDARALNGHLLATGAAEIAVTTLGALGAVCSTGKGHTELHAPPLPGEPLSDAGAGDSMVAALTAELAGGADPVGACTLGVATAAAAMLTPSTESFDVRVARSLRGQVRAVSRG; encoded by the coding sequence ATGAGCACGGGTGCGGGGCCGGACGCCTCGGCCGCAGGTCCGGACGTGGTCACCCTGACGCTGAATCCGACGGTCGACCTGTGCTGGGAGGTCGACCGTCTGGAGTACACCGGCAAGAACCGCGCGCGGGTCAGGTCGGTGGCCGCCGGGGGCGGGGGGATCAACGTCGCCCGTCACATCGCGCGGTTCGGAGCCCGTGCCACCGCCGTCCACACCGCCGGGGGCGAGGTCGGGCTGCGCCTCACGCGGCTGCTGGACGAGGAGGGCATGCACCACGTCGCCGTCGGCATCGCCGAGGACACCCGCGAGGCACTCGTGCTGTTCGAGACCGTGTCGCGCCGCAGCTGCCACGTCGTTCCCCCCGGCCCGCAACTCCGCGAGGGCGAGGGTGAGCGGTGCCTGGAAGCCCTGGGGCGGTTCCTCGGCGGGCGCCCGTACGTCGTGGCCAGCGGCAGCCTGCCCGGCGGCCTGCCCGACGACTACTACGCGGCCGTCGCCCGCCTCGTCAGGGAAGCCGGAGCCCGGCTGGTCCTGGACACCTCCGGACCGGCACTGCGGGCGGGGCTCGCGGAGGGCGTGTTCCTGTTCAGGTGCAACCGGACAGAGGCGGAGAGCCTGGCCGGCCGACCCGTCGACAGCTTCGACGACGCGCGGGCACTCAACGGGCACCTGCTCGCCACGGGAGCCGCCGAGATCGCCGTCACGACGCTCGGCGCGCTGGGCGCGGTGTGCTCGACCGGGAAGGGCCACACCGAACTCCACGCGCCGCCGCTGCCCGGCGAACCCCTGAGCGATGCGGGAGCAGGAGACAGCATGGTCGCTGCCCTCACCGCGGAGCTGGCCGGCGGCGCCGATCCCGTCGGTGCCTGCACGCTGGGGGTGGCCACAGCCGCCGCGGCGATGCTCACCCCGAGCACCGAATCGTTCGACGTACGCGTGGCACGATCCCTGCGCGGACAGGTGCGGGCCGTCAGTCGTGGCTGA